One Streptomyces mobaraensis NBRC 13819 = DSM 40847 DNA segment encodes these proteins:
- the secE gene encoding preprotein translocase subunit SecE: MTEALGSTATPESGRPEDEVAVKKRRGGKRGKKGPLGRMALFYRQVVAELRKVVWPTRGQLSTYTSVVIVFVVIVIGLVTVIDYGFSNAVKYVFG, translated from the coding sequence GTGACGGAAGCCCTTGGCTCCACCGCGACGCCTGAGAGCGGTCGTCCCGAGGACGAGGTCGCCGTCAAGAAGCGCCGCGGCGGCAAGCGCGGCAAGAAGGGCCCGCTCGGGCGGATGGCGCTGTTCTACCGCCAGGTCGTCGCGGAGCTCCGCAAGGTCGTCTGGCCCACGCGCGGCCAGCTCTCGACGTACACCTCCGTGGTGATCGTCTTCGTCGTCATCGTCATTGGTCTCGTGACCGTGATTGACTATGGGTTCAGCAACGCCGTCAAGTACGTCTTCGGCTGA
- a CDS encoding pyridoxal phosphate-dependent aminotransferase, with amino-acid sequence MTDATAPFPAAQAPTDRRVSTRIGSISESATLAVDAKAKALKAAGRPVIGFGAGEPDFPTPDYIVEAAVEACRDPKNHRYTPAGGLPELKAAIAAKTLRDSGYEVEASQVLVTNGGKQAIYEAFAAILDPGDEVIVPAPYWTTYPESIRLAGGVPVDVVADETTGYRVSVEQLEAARTERTKVLLFVSPSNPTGAVYSRAQVEEIGRWAAEHGLWVLTDEIYEHLVYGDAEFSSLPVVVPELRDKCIVVNGVAKTYAMTGWRVGWIIGPQDVVKAATNLQSHATSNVSNVAQRAALAAIAGDLAAVEEMKVAFDRRRRTIVRMLNEIDGVVCPEPEGAFYAYPSVKALLGKEIRGKRPATSVELAALILEEAEVAVVPGEAFGTPGYLRLSYALGDEDLAEGVSRIQKLLAEARD; translated from the coding sequence ATGACCGATGCCACCGCTCCCTTCCCCGCCGCTCAGGCACCCACCGACCGCCGGGTCTCCACCCGCATCGGGTCGATCTCCGAGTCCGCGACGCTCGCCGTGGACGCCAAGGCCAAGGCCCTCAAGGCGGCCGGGCGCCCGGTGATCGGCTTCGGCGCGGGCGAGCCGGACTTCCCCACCCCGGACTACATCGTCGAGGCCGCCGTCGAGGCGTGCCGCGACCCGAAGAACCACCGCTACACCCCGGCCGGCGGCCTCCCCGAGCTGAAGGCCGCCATCGCCGCCAAGACGCTGCGCGACTCGGGCTACGAGGTCGAGGCGTCCCAGGTGCTCGTCACCAACGGCGGCAAGCAGGCCATCTACGAGGCGTTCGCGGCGATCCTCGACCCGGGCGACGAGGTGATCGTCCCGGCGCCGTACTGGACCACGTACCCCGAGTCCATCCGCCTCGCGGGCGGTGTCCCGGTGGACGTCGTGGCCGACGAGACGACCGGCTACCGGGTCTCCGTCGAGCAGCTGGAGGCGGCCCGCACCGAGCGCACCAAGGTGCTGCTCTTCGTCTCCCCGTCCAACCCGACCGGCGCGGTCTACTCGCGCGCCCAGGTCGAGGAGATCGGCCGCTGGGCGGCGGAGCACGGCCTGTGGGTCCTGACGGACGAGATCTACGAGCACCTCGTCTACGGCGACGCCGAGTTCTCGTCCCTGCCGGTGGTGGTGCCCGAGCTTCGCGACAAGTGCATCGTCGTCAACGGCGTCGCCAAGACGTACGCCATGACGGGCTGGCGCGTGGGGTGGATCATCGGCCCGCAGGACGTGGTGAAGGCCGCCACCAACCTCCAGTCGCACGCCACCTCCAACGTGAGCAACGTCGCGCAGCGCGCCGCGCTGGCCGCCATCGCCGGCGACCTGGCGGCCGTCGAGGAGATGAAGGTCGCCTTCGACCGCCGCCGCCGCACGATCGTGCGCATGCTCAACGAGATCGACGGCGTCGTCTGCCCGGAGCCGGAGGGCGCGTTCTACGCCTACCCGTCGGTCAAGGCGCTGCTCGGCAAGGAGATCCGCGGCAAGCGGCCGGCCACCTCGGTGGAGCTGGCGGCGCTGATCCTGGAGGAGGCCGAGGTCGCGGTCGTCCCGGGCGAGGCGTTCGGCACCCCGGGCTACCTGCGCCTGTCCTACGCGCTGGGCGACGAGGACCTGGCGGAGGGCGTCTCGCGGATCCAGAAGCTGCTGGCCGAGGCGCGCGACTGA
- a CDS encoding adenosine deaminase: protein MENVRDVRLLPKAHLHLHFTGSMRPGTLLELADKYGVHLPEALSGGEPPRLRATDERGWFRFQRLYDIARSCLRSPDDIRRLVREAAEEDVRDGSGWLEIQVDPTSYAPRLGGLIPALEIILDAVETASRDTGLGIRVLVAANRMKHPLDARTLARLAVRYADKGVVGFGLSNDERRGFARDFDRAFEIAREGGLLAAPHGGELSGPASVRDCLDDLRAGRVGHGVRAAEDPRLLRKLAERGVTCEVCPSSNVALGVYEKPADVPLRTLFEAGVPMALGADDPLLFGSRLAAQYQLAREHHGFTDEELAELARQSIRGSVAPGDVKGRLLAGVEAWLNNPPGA from the coding sequence ATGGAGAACGTTCGTGACGTCCGTCTGCTGCCGAAGGCCCATCTGCACCTGCACTTCACCGGCTCGATGCGTCCCGGGACGCTGCTGGAGCTGGCCGACAAGTACGGCGTGCACCTGCCGGAGGCGCTGAGCGGCGGCGAGCCCCCGAGACTGCGGGCGACGGACGAACGCGGCTGGTTCCGCTTCCAGCGGCTGTACGACATCGCGCGCTCCTGCCTGCGCTCCCCCGACGACATCCGGCGGCTGGTGCGCGAGGCCGCCGAGGAGGACGTCCGGGACGGCTCCGGGTGGCTGGAGATCCAGGTCGACCCCACCTCGTACGCGCCCCGGCTGGGCGGGCTGATCCCCGCGCTGGAGATCATCCTGGACGCGGTGGAGACGGCGTCCCGCGACACCGGCCTGGGGATACGGGTCCTGGTGGCCGCGAACCGGATGAAGCACCCCCTGGACGCCCGCACCCTGGCCCGGCTGGCGGTGCGCTACGCGGACAAGGGCGTGGTCGGCTTCGGCCTCTCCAACGACGAGCGGCGCGGCTTCGCCCGGGACTTCGACCGGGCCTTCGAGATCGCCCGGGAGGGCGGCCTGCTGGCCGCGCCGCACGGCGGTGAGCTGTCGGGCCCGGCGAGCGTCCGCGACTGCCTGGACGACCTGCGCGCGGGCCGGGTGGGCCACGGCGTCCGGGCGGCCGAGGACCCGCGGCTGCTGCGCAAGCTGGCGGAGCGGGGTGTGACGTGCGAGGTCTGCCCGTCCTCGAACGTGGCCCTCGGCGTCTACGAGAAGCCCGCGGACGTCCCACTGCGCACCCTCTTCGAGGCCGGCGTCCCGATGGCCCTCGGCGCCGACGACCCCCTCCTCTTCGGCTCCCGCCTGGCCGCCCAGTACCAGCTCGCCCGCGAACACCACGGCTTCACGGACGAGGAACTGGCGGAACTGGCCCGCCAGTCGATCCGCGGCTCGGTGGCGCCGGGGGATGTGAAGGGGCGGCTGCTGGCGGGCGTGGAGGCGTGGCTGAACAACCCGCCCGGCGCTTGA
- a CDS encoding UDP-N-acetylmuramate dehydrogenase yields the protein MQELHDTPLAPLTTFRLGGPASRLVTAVTDEEVIATVREADASGTPLLVIGGGSNLVISDKGFDGVALRIATAGYSLRGTDLELAAGENWSDAVARTVEAGLAGIECMAGIPGSAGATPIQNVGAYGQEVSSVITEVVAYDRRAGETVVLPNAECGFSYRHSRFKEDPSRYVVLRVRFALEDAGGLSAPIKYPETARALGVEAGDRVPAADARATVLRLRAGKGMVLDPEDHDTWSAGSFFTNPVLTAEQHAAFLDRAAERLGPDVVPPAYPAGDGRVKTSAAWLIDKAGFGKGYGSGPARISTKHTLALTNRGSATTEDLLALAREVRDGVREAFGVTLVNEPVTVGVSL from the coding sequence GTGCAGGAACTCCACGACACCCCCCTCGCCCCCCTGACCACCTTCCGTCTCGGTGGCCCCGCGAGCCGTCTGGTCACGGCCGTCACCGACGAGGAAGTGATCGCGACCGTGCGCGAGGCGGACGCCTCCGGGACGCCGCTGCTGGTCATCGGCGGCGGAAGCAACCTCGTGATCTCCGACAAGGGCTTCGACGGCGTCGCCCTGCGCATCGCCACGGCCGGATATTCGCTCCGGGGCACCGACCTGGAGCTCGCCGCCGGGGAGAACTGGTCCGACGCCGTCGCCCGCACCGTCGAGGCCGGGCTCGCCGGCATCGAGTGCATGGCCGGCATCCCCGGCTCGGCCGGCGCCACCCCGATCCAGAACGTGGGCGCCTACGGCCAGGAGGTCTCCTCCGTCATCACCGAGGTCGTCGCCTACGACCGCCGGGCCGGCGAGACCGTCGTCCTGCCGAACGCCGAGTGCGGCTTCTCCTACCGGCACAGCCGCTTCAAGGAGGACCCCTCCCGCTACGTCGTCCTGCGCGTCCGCTTCGCCCTGGAGGACGCGGGCGGGCTCTCCGCGCCCATCAAGTACCCCGAGACGGCCCGCGCCCTCGGCGTCGAGGCCGGGGACCGCGTGCCCGCCGCCGACGCCCGCGCGACCGTCCTGCGGCTGCGCGCCGGCAAGGGCATGGTGCTCGACCCCGAGGACCACGACACCTGGTCCGCGGGGTCGTTCTTCACCAACCCCGTGCTCACGGCCGAGCAGCACGCGGCCTTCCTGGACCGGGCGGCGGAGCGGCTCGGGCCGGACGTCGTCCCGCCCGCCTACCCGGCGGGGGACGGGCGGGTGAAGACGTCCGCCGCCTGGCTGATCGACAAGGCGGGGTTCGGGAAGGGGTACGGGTCCGGGCCCGCGCGGATCTCCACGAAGCACACGCTGGCCCTGACGAACCGGGGGTCGGCCACCACGGAGGACCTGCTGGCGCTTGCCCGGGAGGTCCGGGACGGGGTGCGGGAGGCGTTCGGGGTGACCCTGGTGAACGAGCCGGTGACGGTCGGCGTCAGCCTTTAG
- a CDS encoding DHA2 family efflux MFS transporter permease subunit has product MEQQASRRAAWALVASGAAGFMAALDNLVVTTALPTLRRDLGGSLEDLEWTVSAYTLTYAVLLMFGAALGDRFGRRRFFGIGIALFTAASAAAALSSGIDALIAFRAVQGVGAAIMTPLSLTLLTAATPPERRGTAFGIWGAINGLAVATGPLIGGGLTEHISWHWIFWLNVPIGLLLLPVVRYRVAESRTPDARLDVLGTVLVSGGLFGVVFAVVNVNTHGWTGGRVLTGLIAGAVLLAAFVRHGITHHKPMLPMRLFRNRAFAGVNAAGLLMFFGMFGSIFLLSQFLQGVGGYSPTEAGLRMLPWTGMSLIVAPLAGRLADRVGGRVVVVSGLALQAAGLAYYALVLTADLSYVAQLPALMLNGVGMALFFAPSSALAMSSVGPAEQGIVSGTNSALREVGGAFGVAVLGSVFSARGGFGSPQAIVDGTTPALWIGATGVALAAVAAALIPRRRRPVAVGPATARATETVDGRAAAPAGR; this is encoded by the coding sequence GTGGAACAGCAAGCCTCACGACGCGCCGCCTGGGCCCTCGTCGCCTCGGGCGCGGCCGGCTTCATGGCCGCGCTCGACAACCTCGTCGTCACCACCGCGCTGCCGACCCTCCGCCGGGACCTCGGCGGCTCGCTCGAGGACCTCGAATGGACGGTCAGCGCCTACACGCTCACCTACGCCGTCCTGCTGATGTTCGGCGCCGCGCTCGGCGACCGGTTCGGCCGCCGCCGGTTCTTCGGCATCGGCATCGCCCTGTTCACCGCCGCCTCGGCGGCCGCCGCGCTGTCGTCCGGCATCGACGCGCTGATCGCCTTCCGGGCCGTCCAGGGCGTCGGCGCCGCGATCATGACGCCGCTGAGCCTCACCCTGCTGACCGCCGCCACCCCGCCCGAACGGCGCGGCACGGCGTTCGGCATCTGGGGCGCGATCAACGGTCTCGCCGTCGCCACCGGCCCGCTCATCGGCGGCGGACTCACCGAGCACATCTCCTGGCACTGGATCTTCTGGCTCAACGTCCCGATCGGGCTGCTCCTCCTCCCGGTCGTCCGCTACCGCGTCGCCGAGTCCCGGACCCCGGACGCCCGGCTCGACGTGCTCGGCACGGTCCTCGTCAGCGGCGGCCTCTTCGGCGTCGTCTTCGCCGTCGTCAACGTCAACACCCACGGCTGGACGGGCGGCCGGGTGCTCACCGGGCTCATCGCGGGAGCCGTGCTGCTCGCCGCCTTCGTCCGGCACGGCATCACCCACCACAAGCCCATGCTGCCCATGCGCCTCTTCCGCAACCGGGCCTTCGCCGGCGTGAACGCGGCCGGGCTGCTGATGTTCTTCGGCATGTTCGGCTCGATCTTCCTGCTCAGCCAGTTCCTGCAGGGCGTCGGCGGCTACTCGCCCACGGAGGCGGGCCTGCGCATGCTGCCCTGGACCGGGATGTCGCTGATCGTCGCCCCGCTCGCGGGCCGGCTCGCCGACCGCGTCGGCGGGCGCGTCGTGGTCGTCTCGGGCCTCGCCCTCCAGGCGGCCGGGCTCGCCTACTACGCCCTGGTCCTCACCGCCGACCTCTCCTACGTGGCCCAGCTCCCCGCCCTGATGCTCAACGGCGTCGGCATGGCCCTCTTCTTCGCCCCCTCCTCGGCGCTCGCCATGTCCTCGGTCGGCCCCGCCGAACAGGGCATCGTCTCCGGGACGAACAGCGCGCTGCGCGAGGTCGGCGGGGCGTTCGGGGTCGCCGTCCTCGGGTCGGTCTTCTCCGCCCGCGGCGGCTTCGGCTCACCCCAGGCGATCGTGGACGGCACCACACCCGCGCTGTGGATCGGCGCCACGGGCGTCGCCCTCGCGGCGGTGGCGGCCGCCCTCATCCCGCGGCGCCGGCGTCCCGTGGCGGTGGGACCGGCCACGGCGCGGGCGACGGAAACGGTGGACGGACGCGCGGCGGCGCCGGCCGGCCGGTAG
- a CDS encoding TetR/AcrR family transcriptional regulator, which yields MVRMSAEERRESVVRAAVAEFARGGYHGTSTEAIARRVGVSQPYLFRLFPGKQAIFLAAVDACQEKIMRTFEEAADGVSPEGVVKAMGLAYERLIARDKETLLMLMQMCVAVASAEAAGDTEFGRPIRAGWERLTDRVRLALGGDPEQTARFMAHGTLINSLVSLGFPPEHRVWDGLPPSRRG from the coding sequence ATGGTCAGGATGAGCGCGGAGGAGCGGCGCGAGAGCGTCGTCCGGGCGGCGGTCGCCGAGTTCGCCCGGGGTGGCTACCACGGCACCTCGACGGAGGCGATCGCGCGCCGGGTGGGCGTGTCGCAGCCGTACCTCTTCCGTCTCTTCCCGGGCAAGCAGGCGATCTTCCTCGCCGCGGTCGACGCGTGCCAGGAGAAGATCATGCGCACCTTCGAGGAGGCCGCCGACGGGGTGTCGCCGGAGGGCGTCGTGAAGGCGATGGGCCTGGCCTATGAACGCCTCATCGCCCGCGACAAGGAGACGCTGCTGATGCTGATGCAGATGTGCGTCGCGGTGGCCTCCGCCGAGGCGGCGGGCGACACCGAGTTCGGCCGCCCGATCCGGGCCGGCTGGGAGCGGCTCACCGACCGGGTCCGCCTGGCGCTGGGCGGCGACCCGGAGCAGACGGCCCGGTTTATGGCCCACGGAACGCTCATCAACTCGCTGGTCTCGCTGGGCTTCCCGCCCGAGCACCGGGTGTGGGACGGGCTGCCGCCCTCCAGGCGCGGCTGA
- a CDS encoding MaoC family dehydratase: MTAKVSYDDVEVGTELPTREFPVNRATLVRYAGASGDFNPIHWNERFAKEVGLPDVIAHGMFTMAEAVRVITDWAGDPGAVAEYGVRFTKPVVVPDDDEGAVIEVSGKVAAKLDDEARTVRVDLLVRSAGQRVLGMPRAVVRLA, encoded by the coding sequence ATGACGGCCAAGGTTTCGTACGACGACGTCGAGGTCGGCACCGAGCTGCCGACGCGCGAGTTCCCTGTGAACCGCGCCACGCTGGTGCGCTACGCGGGCGCCTCGGGCGACTTCAACCCGATCCACTGGAACGAGCGGTTCGCCAAGGAGGTCGGGCTCCCGGACGTGATCGCGCACGGCATGTTCACCATGGCCGAGGCGGTCCGCGTGATCACCGACTGGGCCGGCGACCCGGGCGCGGTGGCCGAGTACGGGGTGCGCTTCACCAAGCCGGTCGTCGTCCCGGACGACGACGAGGGCGCGGTCATCGAGGTCAGCGGCAAGGTCGCGGCCAAGCTGGACGACGAGGCGCGGACCGTGCGCGTCGACCTGCTGGTGCGCAGCGCGGGGCAGCGGGTGCTGGGCATGCCGCGGGCCGTGGTGCGGCTGGCCTGA
- a CDS encoding MaoC family dehydratase N-terminal domain-containing protein — MALDQSFVGRTYPATAPYEVGREKIREFAEAIGDENPAYTDAEAAKALGHPDVIAPPTFVFAITYRAAGQVIEDPQLGLDYSRVVHGDQKFTYTRPVRAGDRLTVTSTIEAIKSMAGNDLLTIRGDVHDEHGEHVVTAHTMLVARGPEAAEDTKGGDA, encoded by the coding sequence ATGGCGCTCGACCAGTCCTTCGTCGGACGGACCTATCCGGCCACCGCCCCTTATGAGGTCGGCCGCGAGAAGATCCGTGAATTCGCCGAGGCCATCGGCGACGAGAACCCGGCGTACACCGACGCCGAGGCCGCCAAGGCGCTCGGCCACCCGGATGTGATCGCCCCGCCGACTTTTGTGTTCGCCATCACTTACCGGGCAGCCGGACAGGTGATCGAGGACCCGCAGCTGGGGCTGGACTACAGCCGCGTCGTCCACGGCGACCAGAAGTTCACCTACACCCGCCCGGTCCGCGCCGGTGACCGGCTGACGGTCACCTCGACCATCGAGGCGATCAAGTCGATGGCGGGCAACGACCTGCTGACCATCCGGGGCGACGTCCACGACGAGCACGGCGAGCACGTGGTGACCGCCCACACGATGCTGGTGGCCCGGGGCCCCGAGGCGGCCGAGGACACCAAGGGAGGGGACGCGTGA
- the rpmG gene encoding 50S ribosomal protein L33 gives MAATDVRPKITLACVECKERNYITKKNRRNDPDRLEMKKHCPRCNAHTAHRETR, from the coding sequence GTGGCTGCCACCGACGTCCGCCCGAAGATCACGCTGGCCTGCGTGGAGTGCAAGGAGCGGAACTACATCACCAAGAAGAACCGGCGCAACGACCCGGACCGTCTTGAGATGAAGAAGCACTGCCCGCGTTGCAACGCGCACACCGCGCACCGCGAAACGCGATAA
- a CDS encoding amidohydrolase family protein: protein MPDNQQPQPARNPDGDASSPPGSPGGGGPGEKPLVLCGAHLADGRVVDVRVSGGRVEAVGTAGSLAPGVRCDLDGYLLLPAPAEPHAHGDTALTADLAGPVPDGVEDVQRRATEAALLQLGHGATAVRSHVRVGDVHGLRALEGVLAARRVLRDLTDLTAVAVPRLLTGLAGADGLAMLRDAVKMGATAVGGCPDLDPDPTGYVEAVLQIAAEHGCAVDLHTDADDPPRLARIAAMAGGLRPAVALGPCGGLARLPRETAVRAAEQLAAAGVTVVCLPQGDCGTTARSRYRVSHAAPVRLLRAAGVRVAAGSGAVRDAANPVGRGDPLEAAFLLASRGELSPDQAYDAVSGRAREAMGLPEVRVEAGFPAELLAIRGDGVAGVLSLGYSRLVVHRGRVVSRTSAVREYRHSAGAPALELPRQAPRGGEPSS from the coding sequence ATGCCCGACAACCAGCAGCCGCAGCCCGCGAGGAACCCCGACGGCGACGCGAGCTCCCCGCCCGGCTCCCCGGGCGGCGGCGGTCCCGGCGAGAAGCCGCTGGTGCTCTGCGGCGCCCACCTCGCCGACGGCCGCGTGGTGGACGTACGGGTGAGCGGCGGACGCGTCGAGGCCGTCGGCACGGCGGGCAGCCTCGCCCCCGGCGTCCGCTGCGACCTCGACGGCTACCTGCTGCTGCCGGCCCCCGCCGAACCGCACGCGCACGGCGACACCGCGCTCACCGCCGACCTGGCGGGCCCGGTCCCGGACGGCGTCGAGGACGTCCAGCGGCGCGCCACCGAGGCGGCGCTGCTCCAGCTCGGCCACGGCGCCACCGCCGTCCGCTCGCACGTGCGCGTCGGCGACGTGCACGGGCTGCGGGCGCTGGAGGGGGTCCTGGCGGCCCGCCGCGTCCTGCGCGACCTCACCGACCTCACGGCCGTCGCCGTCCCCAGGCTGCTCACCGGACTCGCCGGGGCCGACGGCCTCGCCATGCTCCGGGACGCGGTCAAGATGGGCGCCACCGCCGTCGGCGGCTGCCCCGACCTGGACCCGGACCCCACCGGCTACGTGGAGGCCGTCCTCCAGATCGCCGCCGAGCACGGCTGCGCCGTGGACCTGCACACCGACGCCGACGACCCGCCCCGGCTGGCCCGGATCGCCGCCATGGCCGGCGGGCTGCGCCCGGCCGTCGCCCTCGGTCCGTGCGGCGGTCTGGCCCGGCTCCCCCGGGAGACCGCCGTCCGGGCCGCCGAGCAGCTCGCCGCCGCCGGTGTGACGGTGGTCTGCCTGCCGCAGGGCGACTGCGGCACCACCGCCCGCAGCCGCTACCGCGTCTCGCACGCCGCCCCCGTACGGCTGCTGCGCGCCGCCGGCGTACGGGTCGCGGCCGGGAGCGGGGCGGTCCGGGACGCCGCCAACCCGGTCGGCCGCGGCGACCCGCTGGAGGCCGCGTTCCTGCTGGCCTCGCGCGGCGAGCTGTCCCCGGACCAGGCGTACGACGCGGTGAGCGGGCGGGCGCGGGAGGCGATGGGGCTGCCGGAGGTCCGGGTCGAGGCCGGGTTCCCGGCCGAACTGCTGGCGATCCGCGGGGACGGCGTGGCCGGGGTGTTGTCACTGGGCTACAGCCGGCTGGTGGTGCACCGGGGACGGGTGGTGTCGCGGACGAGCGCCGTCCGCGAGTACCGGCACTCGGCGGGGGCGCCCGCCCTGGAGCTGCCCCGGCAGGCGCCGCGCGGGGGCGAACCCTCCTCCTGA
- a CDS encoding NAD(P)H-binding protein yields the protein MRIVIAGGHGQIALRLERLLARRGDEVAGVIRRPEQAGDLLAAGAEPVVCDLESASVADISRHLEGADAAVFAAGAGPGSGIERKDTVDRGAATLFADAAEAAGVRRFVVVSSMGADGEPPEGTDPVFAAYLRAKGAADADVRSRAGLDWTILRPGRLTDDPGTGLVTLDDSTGRGEVTRDDVAAVLVGLLDEPGTAGRTLELIGGRTPVEEAVRAVAG from the coding sequence ATGCGCATTGTCATCGCTGGTGGACATGGACAGATCGCGCTGCGGCTGGAGCGGCTGCTCGCCCGGCGCGGAGACGAGGTGGCCGGCGTGATCCGCCGGCCGGAACAGGCGGGCGACCTGCTCGCCGCCGGGGCCGAACCGGTGGTCTGCGACCTGGAGTCGGCGTCCGTCGCGGACATCTCCCGGCACCTGGAGGGTGCCGACGCCGCGGTCTTCGCGGCCGGCGCGGGCCCGGGCAGCGGCATCGAGCGCAAGGACACCGTGGACCGCGGCGCGGCCACCCTCTTCGCCGACGCGGCGGAGGCGGCCGGGGTACGGCGCTTCGTCGTCGTCTCCAGCATGGGCGCCGACGGGGAACCTCCCGAGGGCACCGACCCGGTCTTCGCCGCGTACCTGCGCGCCAAGGGCGCCGCCGACGCGGACGTCCGCTCCCGCGCGGGCCTGGACTGGACGATCCTCCGCCCCGGCCGGCTCACGGACGACCCGGGCACCGGCCTCGTCACGCTGGACGACTCGACGGGCCGCGGCGAGGTCACCCGGGACGATGTGGCGGCCGTCCTGGTGGGGCTGCTGGACGAGCCGGGCACGGCGGGCCGGACGCTGGAGCTGATCGGCGGGCGGACGCCGGTGGAGGAGGCGGTACGGGCCGTGGCGGGGTGA
- a CDS encoding YajQ family cyclic di-GMP-binding protein yields MADSSFDIVSKVERQEVDNALNQTAKEISQRYDFKNVGASIAWSGEKIEMRANSEERVKAILDVFQSKLIKRGISLKALDASEPQLSGKEYRISASLEEGISQENAKKVAKIIRDEGPKGVKAQVQGDELRVSSKSRDDLQAVIALLKGKELDFALQFVNYR; encoded by the coding sequence ATGGCCGACTCCAGTTTCGACATCGTCTCGAAGGTCGAGCGGCAGGAGGTCGACAACGCCCTCAACCAGACTGCCAAGGAGATCTCCCAGCGCTACGACTTCAAGAACGTCGGCGCCTCGATCGCCTGGTCCGGCGAGAAGATCGAGATGCGGGCCAACTCCGAGGAGCGGGTGAAGGCGATTCTCGACGTCTTCCAGTCGAAGCTCATCAAGCGCGGCATCTCCCTGAAGGCTCTGGACGCGAGCGAGCCGCAGCTCTCGGGCAAGGAGTACCGGATCTCCGCGTCGCTCGAGGAGGGCATCTCCCAGGAGAACGCGAAGAAGGTCGCCAAGATCATCCGCGACGAGGGCCCCAAGGGCGTCAAGGCCCAGGTCCAGGGCGACGAGCTGCGCGTCTCCTCCAAGAGCCGCGACGACCTCCAGGCCGTGATCGCCCTGCTGAAGGGCAAGGAGCTGGACTTCGCCCTCCAGTTCGTCAACTACCGGTGA
- a CDS encoding DUF3574 domain-containing protein yields MPQRTSRLRTAALAAATVLAVGAPTAYAALDAGGEPAPADRSTAVRGTPYVGTHLYFGTARSDGHPDVTDRQFRDFVTRRVTPKFPAGLSIEDARGQWRDAKGVVIRERSYELTLYYPKSEARAKDAGIQEIRAAYKKQFHQESVMRADEAANVDF; encoded by the coding sequence GTGCCCCAGCGCACCTCCCGTCTGCGCACCGCCGCCCTGGCCGCCGCGACCGTCCTGGCGGTGGGCGCCCCCACGGCGTACGCCGCCCTGGACGCCGGCGGCGAACCGGCACCCGCCGACCGTTCGACGGCCGTACGCGGCACCCCGTACGTCGGCACGCACCTCTACTTCGGCACCGCCCGCTCCGACGGACACCCGGATGTGACGGACCGTCAGTTCCGCGACTTCGTGACCCGGCGCGTCACCCCGAAGTTCCCCGCCGGCCTGTCCATCGAGGACGCGCGCGGGCAGTGGCGCGACGCCAAGGGCGTCGTCATCCGGGAGCGGTCCTATGAACTGACCCTCTACTACCCGAAGTCCGAGGCCCGCGCGAAGGACGCGGGCATCCAGGAGATCCGCGCCGCGTACAAGAAGCAGTTCCACCAGGAATCGGTGATGCGCGCGGACGAGGCCGCGAACGTGGACTTCTGA
- a CDS encoding YccF domain-containing protein: protein MRFILNIVWLVLCGLWMALGYVLAGIICCVLIVTIPFGIASFRIASYALWPFGRTTVERRDAGAGSLLGNIIWIVFAGWWLALGHIFTGIALCCTIIGIPLGIANFKLIPVSLMPLGREIVPTDRPFATR from the coding sequence ATGAGGTTCATCCTGAATATCGTCTGGCTGGTCCTCTGCGGGCTCTGGATGGCGCTCGGCTATGTGCTCGCGGGCATCATCTGCTGCGTGCTCATCGTGACGATCCCGTTCGGCATCGCCTCTTTCCGCATCGCCTCCTACGCCCTCTGGCCGTTCGGCCGGACGACCGTCGAACGCCGGGACGCGGGCGCGGGCTCGCTGCTCGGCAACATCATCTGGATCGTCTTCGCGGGCTGGTGGCTCGCGCTGGGCCACATCTTCACCGGCATCGCGCTGTGCTGCACGATCATCGGCATCCCGCTGGGCATCGCGAACTTCAAGCTGATCCCGGTCTCCCTGATGCCGCTCGGCCGCGAAATCGTCCCGACCGACCGCCCGTTCGCCACCCGGTAG